In Rhizophagus irregularis chromosome 28, complete sequence, the genomic stretch ttaaataataaattattttttaatcttaattttggccagaattataaaaatcttaattctggctgaAGTTATGCATTACTTATATCttcaattaaaagtattttatattcattttcatgaaCTCTATGACTTGAAACtaagatgaaaaaattaaattatagtgtatattagttttattagcatgaaaattcagtataataaattttcagtatatcaaaattttttcactttattgAATATCCCAATAAACTggatatttttagtggaacTGATagatcgaatttcactgtgtaatttattataaaaattattatatatttttatataaatcaaatttatgttatattaattatttttatttatattatctgttattattattatttgaatatttatgttTCAAAACATTATAAGAGTTTTGATTAATATGTACCCATTTAGACTATAATGTACTATTGTTTTTGTTGTTCTATAGGCTTTTTAATGTTGAGATGATATTATGGGATATTATACTTTAGTTGGATTACTTGGATACATATTTAATCAAAAGACTATAATGTCCTGAAACATATTAATCAATAAACTATGATGttttagtatatattaattaagttGGCTGACCTTCTGTACCTGTTTGGACGCTTGGTTCTATAATGAAGATGCTGGCCTTCTCGCCTATTTGGAAAAAATGCGTCAGGTGGCGCAGTAAATTTGcggttaattttggccggcaCTATACTATAATTCTGGCTGATCTTTTGGGCACATGATTTGAAGAATGCCATGGAAATATTATGTCCAAAGTTCTGACCTAAATTATGGAATagttctggccggaattaaacGAAAATTTACTGCGCCTAACTGCatcaatcacgtgataaagtTCCTCGGGATGTTTGAGAGATGTTCGAGGGATATTCAAAAGACATTTGGGTGTGAAAACTAGGACGCTAGCTAGGAcggatttttttataatgatatgGCGCATCAGATTTTTATAACCTTAAATTATATAGCTAGATTTCGCCAAAGTAGGTAAAGAATATCGTCTAAGGGTGAAGCCTTCttccataattttatataatattaccaAAGTTAGTTTCATACCATACCCGATCGAGTACTTctgccaattttttatataatgatttcgCAGAAGCCTACACTTTCAGATACATACATGGTTGGCTTTTGGCTTTCTTTTACGATTTGCTACCCGAGTACATACCATTAGTGCTCTCAGTTTGCCTGATCCCTAAGCTGGCAATTTATAGAACACTACATACCATTCGATAGGATAGGCAAGTGCCGAGACTTGATATAATGATTcataaatgtatatttttaatactatcGTGTCACGACTGTCACGTGggcaaaaaattatatatatacgaCTGATATGATGACTATGATGACACTGATTAATTcactttttgataaaatggaCAAACTAGAAAAAACCGATAAAATGATGTTTGATAAAGTAGTATTCGAGTTGGAGCATTTCTGACGGGTGTCCCTTCGAAGAAGAAGAAGACGTTTTAGgtaatcataattatttcAGTTTAGTTAGAAGCTTTACATTGCCTCAATAAATgggaagtattatttattatttggtaCTGTAATTTTTATCTACACTTAGACTTTATTAAATCCAAGGCTCGTGAACGTGAAGCTCGTGAAAATGGCGCTGGCGTTACTCACTCAGGATCAACAggtatttttagtaatgttttATTTGATCAATAAAACCAAACTCACAGTTTTTGTTAAGGAACCTGCGGAAATAACTCTGTCACTTGTAGAGGACACGATGATGGAAGCAAAATTTACACGTCGGATAGGACCACTCTTATGCCCAGGAAGACAAGCTCGCTTGTTACTTCCACAAACGGAACCCAGACCATCGAATTTCGTGAATACAATAAACATCGTCGTGAAGCTTTTGGATCAGACAATGTTTCCGGTCCAGGCAAGGTATCTGAACGAAATGATAAGAGATTTGGGACAACTAAATCTGTTTAATCAAATCATCGGGCGAAACAGGAATATCATCATTAGAGAATTTAATGGTCAGGAGTTGCGTTTTGATCCTCCATCTAATGTTGGAGATTTAGTTCACAAGGATATTTGTattctataaaattatcaaattctaATCGTAAGATGGTTCAGGGCAGTGGCTTATTTTAGCGTTTGGCAGTACCatgaaacatttttatataatatattaccgAAGAAATCTTAACTGCCCTAAGTATCCAATGGTTTTGGTACGGAATCTCGAAAATCTTTTGAACGACTGACACAAGACCGACAACAAAATCTCGACAATCCAAAATTTTGACAAGTCAAAATCCTGACCCCGACAAATcaaattatacatttaaactaaatattacatattgcaacaaaattattttattagaacacACGTCATTAGATTTACAAAATTGTCGATATAATGACTTGTCGAGATTTTGTTGTTGATCTTGTGTTAGTCCGTGCAAGTGACTGTCGAGATTTTGATCGGATACCGTATCCAATATATTCCACATATACCTGGTACATACTAGTGATTGTgtattcttatatttttacGCACTTGCCTACCCTAAGTATTCACATTTACCCGTTGAGATGGAGATAACTTCCAATATTCGTATAATGATTCTGAAGTTAGCCCCATCTCAAAATATGTGTCATGAAATTTGACGAACGattaatgttacacaaaatttatttaatataaaaatgattaaaaatgatCTTCCGGTGACTAATaagactttaaaaaaaatttcggtcgctgttttttttaagtaagattttatttttagaaataaataatttaaaagcaaTTAGTTTACAGACTTACGAATTACTAAAAAAGGAGAGGGGTTTAGTTTAATTTGCCTGAACCACGGGGGTCTTAACCGTCAAGGGTcatactaaatattaaatttatttttttttcgcaaatcccattattaaaagtttcttCGTTAGATTTAATTatgcaattaataattaatcaattaattgatttattatgtTGATCAAAATGAATATGTTCAAGAAGTCAAGAATGAATAAGTTTAAGAAGCCAGAATGAATATGTTTAAGAAGTCAGAATGAATAAGTTTAAGAAGATGTATAgaattaatgattattaaaaatattaaaaagtattaaaatagttATAGCTTTTAAAAATGCACCTATAAATCACGTGCTTATAAATCACGTGCCAGTgcatgtaaatattaaacttttttagcAAACCCACTAATATCATTGTTAAAAGTTTGACTGATTTCCCATTGTGGTGAATGCCCAACGCCagtgtaaattattttttgcccATTTTTCGCAAGACTTACAAACTTTTGACTATAGTTAGCTGGAACTATGGCATCTTTATCACCGATAAGAAATAATGTTGGAacatttaaattactaaaaatactgCCAAAATCAGGAactacaatataaaaaaacaaaaaaaaatataagtttatgtttttattaagatattaAGGTATACAACATGTTTACTTACTTGGACTTTTATTATGACGGAATTCAGGACTCGTTTGAGAAATTTGACCAAACAAAAATGAACTGAATTGATCGGACAAAGGTTTAGCAGTGAGAAAGGCAAAAGCTCCCCTAAGTGTATCAATAGCTGTTTGATAGTCATCCGATGGTTCAGTAGCATTAGTAAAAAATGGGATGTCTCCATTGAAAATTCCAGATACTGATATAAATCCAGCAACTTTCTCAGTTTTCATAGATCCAATGGAAACTAACGATCCAATAGACGCAccaactaaaattattttcttagaTTTTACACTATCTATTACGGCGTTAAGGTCTAAAACATGTAAGTCGGTACTATACGCATTAACGTCTTTTGGTTTATCACTTCTACCGGTTCCTCGATAATCATATCTAataagatgaaaatttccattaaGCGATGGATCATTAAATTGCACCTCCCAGCTAATACGTGATGACATTATTGGAGCGCAGAACACCATTGTGACTTTCGTTGGATCTCCTTTTTCTTCTACAAAAATCTTTACACCATTTCCACCAGTAACCATATAATTTTTGGTATCATCTGGTAAAACGGGGATAGTAACTTGAGCGATTACTGTGACAATGAAATAACTGaggattaaaaatttaatcaaattcatttttgtaataataaattttttaaaaaaaaaatatatattttttttattttttttttcagaaagaGTTAGCAATAATTTgcagatatttataataaaaaaaaaccattcgAATTATGAATTACTGTATGTCATTTGCGCATCGTGCTGTcgtaattaattgattttcgtgaaattcaattttgaaattcaaatCAGATACTACCCCGTGAGTGAACTTCCAGTTAATTCATACTTAATTGATAGAAATTACCTTTAGacaataaattgtttttaagTTCAATAATAGATCACAAATTAAAGTTTTCCGATTTCCTCCGGAACATTAGTTTTCTTTTTGATCAAATCCTTGTAAATCGCATATAGCTGATTTGATGATTTTCCTCACGGTAGTACATGTTCAATGTATCTAGAGATTtgttttttccattttttgcgtatttaaatgataatatgtaatattggGATATTTAAACCACTAAAAAAAGTCGTTTATGtaaactaaaaaggaaaatctaattaatattatataagattaTATAAGTATACACATGTTTATTTAcgctattattattattattaaatgcttTACGATCTTCAGGAGCTTTCATAACAAATTCGATTTGGTAttcgaaaaaaagaagaaatttataattatggtatgtttttaattacaaacgatttttaaagaaacgaaAGTTAATTGGGATAATAGAAACAATCTTTTGg encodes the following:
- a CDS encoding uncharacterized protein (MEROPS:MER0031617; SECRETED:cutsite_VIA-QV; SECRETED:prob_0.6827); SECRETED:SignalP(1-18), producing MNLIKFLILSYFIVTVIAQVTIPVLPDDTKNYMVTGGNGVKIFVEEKGDPTKVTMVFCAPIMSSRISWEVQFNDPSLNGNFHLIRYDYRGTGRSDKPKDVNAYSTDLHVLDLNAVIDSVKSKKIILVGASIGSLVSIGSMKTEKVAGFISVSGIFNGDIPFFTNATEPSDDYQTAIDTLRGAFAFLTAKPLSDQFSSFLFGQISQTSPEFRHNKSPIPDFGSIFSNLNVPTLFLIGDKDAIVPANYSQKFVSLAKNGQKIIYTGVGHSPQWEISQTFNNDISGFAKKV